The DNA sequence GTAAAGATAAAAACATCTGCGTAATTTAATCTCCCCCGGCGATTTACTCGCCCAAACCTTTGAACTAATCTATCAATTGGAGCCACATCTGTAAATAAAACATCAAAGTCAATATCAAGGGATACTTCAATCGCCTGGGTTCCGACAAGGATTTGAACACTTTCATTTTTTAAACTCTTTTCAATCCTTTCTCTATCAATTAAAGCAAATCTTGAATGAATAAGCTTGCTTTCCCCCCTCGCGAATTCTTTTAAAACATTGTAAATTTCCTGGGCTTTTTTAACTGTGTTACAAACAACAAGGACCCTTTTCCCATCCTCCAAAAATTTTTTAATCCGATCAACCCCATTTAAAATGCTATCATTTATAAGGTTAATCTTATGCCTTGAGATTTTACGCAACACCTCTTCCTCAGCAGTTATAAATGTTTCAATTTCAAGTTCTCTCTTAAAAACTTCACACAAAAATTTTGGGAAAGTTGCCGACATTACCAAAATTCTGGCTCCAAATTCGTACTTTAAGATTTTCAACGCTTCAATTAACAATCCTATTACCCTTGCATCGTATGAATGAACCTCATCAAGTATAACAATCCCGCCAGCCATTTCAGAAATTCCCATTTCAAATCCAGGTAAACCAAAGATTTCTCTTAAAAGTTGAAAATGCGTTATAATTTTAAATTGCTTATAAATTTTCTTGCTTAAATCAACAAATGCATTTGCAAATTTTTTGGCTTCATCTGGTGTATATTCCCTATCCCTAAAACTTTGATAAATGAAATATCCAGCTCTGTGATGTTTCATTCCAACGAGATCTTCACCAAAATACCTTACAAATCTTTTGAACATATCATTTATGCTTGCGGTATAAGGCAAAATATAAAAGACCCTTTTAGTTCTCCTATCATTTTGATTTTTTTCAACCCAGAACAGAGAAGCCTCTGTTTTCCCATATCCAGTTGGAGCAACTAAGATAATATCTTTATTTTTCATATCTTCGCTTTGCATTTTCAATTGCACATCAGTGAATTTTTCAAACCTGATAATCTCTGAAATTTCATTTTTCAATAATGGGATTTCCAAATTGCCAGACGATGCAAGGTAATCACAGCCAAGCACAAAGCCACGCATAAAAACATGTTTCAACCACACCACCCTGTCAATTCCCGATGATTTGCTATCCTCGTAAGATTTTACCGCAAAACTGAAAACATCTAAAAGTTCATCCAATGAATTTGGAATTTTAAAATTTGTTAATTTCTTTCCGATAAATTCCTCGCTCAAATCTGGAATTAATTTCATCATTTCAACAAGTTCATTAAAATTTTCCTCAATTTCACGCAACGCTTTTGTGTATCTTTCATAACCAGGTGAATTTTTACGATGTGTTGAATATTTACTTTTAAGTTCATCTATCTCTTTATGATGGCTTGCTATCCCAAGTGCTATTAACTTTTTAATTTCACTTTCATATTCAAGACATGCGACAAATCCAGCTGAAATTATCTCGTGTCTGTAACCCCACCTTTTACCCAACCTTAAACTTTCCTGAAAACCTTTTGCGGATTTGCCAAAATCATGAAGAAAAAGAGCATAAAAAACATAATCCCAAAAATTAGGCTCATTGATAAGTTTAGGAACATCGGGGAAAATTTTCATCATCTCTTTTAAGACCGTTAATACATCAAGCGTGTGCTCATAAAGTGTTTTTTCTGGCTCTGTTTTCGCAAGTATCTTCCACATGTAAGTTTCATTTCTCATTAGGTTTTAAAATTTTTTCTATTTCTCTTAGTAACTCTTCAAATTCTGAAACAACTTTGTCCGTATTAGCTACAATCCCCTCAGCTGCTGACTCAACAACATCACTTCCAGCAAAACCAAGTGTGCTCTTTAAGTAAATTGGAAATAGCATCCTTTCATCGTCATATAAAAGCCAAATAACAGAATACATAGTTGATATATTGTTCCGCCAATTATCTCCCTTAAATCTATCCATTGTATATATCAATATCCTAAACCTCAAACCCTTTGGAGCAATAAGAAGATTAAACATCTCCGATTTTCTAAACTTTTCCTTAACATGATAAACCAATCTACGACCGACAATATCTTCTGCATTATCAACTACTTCAACTTGAATTTGAGAGAATAATTGATCTTGAAATAAAACCAAAAAGAGCGAAAGCACAAAAAGAAGTTTAATTCTCCGTGCCATAGAAATATACCCCCCAATTTTTTTCTTTATCATAAAAAATTGGCTGATGTGAATACTGTATAAATTTGTTAACAATGATAAATGGTCTTCTTTGTCTCCCAACTCTTGGTCTTTCAAAGTCATATTCAAAGTAAAGTGGAAGAGACAATAACACGCCCCCAACACCTTTGAAATCAAATGGTACAACAGTGTGACCAAATCTAACTGGTTTACTCTTCTCAAGCACAACCTTTTTTATTTCTTCAACCTTTGCGAGCTCTTGTGTTCTGCCTAAAACCAGAGGAAATTCAGGATAAAGGAAATATCTTTCAAATTCGGAATTTAGAATGTAAATGTAAAGCTCTGGAAAAGTTAAAAATTCTCTTAACACGACATTTGATTTCGCTTCGTATTTCCGTTTTAGTGTCAATTCATAAATTAATTCAAGATCCTGACCTTTGCTTTCATAAAGAAAAACATATCCAAATTTAACCTCATCTGGAGTGACAATTTTACCACACGCGGATGAAATCAATCCTAAGACAGTGCTTGGCGGTGGAACTTCAAGTGTCGGTTGTACCCCTGAAACAAAATTTGGGTTTCTAAAAGAGGATACGATTCCACTTATTTTAACACGGATAACTTCCATAGCTTTGTTACGAAACTTTAGTTTTTAACTTATAAAAACCCGCGGGCTTCCAACTTCTATCCGACAACTTCTGCCATTGCTAACAATTAGTGAAGCAATCTAAAACCACTGTAAAGAAATGATGATAACGGATAACTGTGCCCGCGGGGGTCAATCACATATTTACAACTACATCGCCAACAAGCTCAGCAAATTTCTCAATCGCTTCTTTTGAGCTATAAATTTGAAGCCTTTTATCACCACCAAATATAAATCCACTGAACTCGCTACGGAAATTCTCATCAAATCCATCTAAAAATCCAGGCATTATCCCGACATATACATCAGATACAATTATACCCGCGTAATCAATTAATGTCTGCCTTAACCCCGCATAATTGAAATTAACTTTTCCATCTTTCTCGTAAGCAAGATTCATAAATATGTGATTCCCACCTCTTACAATTGCCATTATAATAAGCCTCGGTACGACATCCGTCAAATGTTGTGTTTGTTTCGCTCCACCAAAAAGATAAGCAAGCGAAAGAATCGTTTCCTTTGCTCTTTTAGCTCTTACATCCGATGGGAGAACATAAAGATCGCCAATTTTTCTAGCTCCTGATCTTTCAAGGGATTCTTTTAATTCCTCATCTCTTTCAAGCATATCTTCATCAAGATTCTTAAACCCAGCTTGACTTTTAACATAAAAAACCCCAACTCTTGAAAGATCAAGTGAGAAAATCCCCTGCAAAATTGTTGAATAGAATTCATGCTCATAAGGGACTGGATCGCCCTCTTGCCTTGCCATAACTCCATAATCTTGAACTGGCTCAACACTCAGCACAGATACAAGTGGTGAGCATTTCAATGGTGATACACGAGTAACCGTCTTATCTGCTCCTCGCTCCTTCACAGCTCTCATATACCCAAAAACATCATCATCGGGATATTTGAATGGATTTGCTTTCGTAAAGGCGATTTTCTCAGCTCTTTCTACTGGCGAAAGTTCCCAGCTGAAAATTTCCTGCAATGTCATCCTCCACCAATATCTCCATGCCTGAGCTGAAACATACGGATAAATCTCCCTACCTTTTCTTATTGCTTTAACACGAACGATATTTTCAGTTCTTTCGCTTGCATCCGTTCCAGCATTGTTTAATGCTGAATGTGGTGCGTCAATTAAAACATATCCTGCAACCATAAGCATGGCTGTTTTCACCTCCTGTAAATTTTATTTTTAAGTTTTACTCTGTTGGTTCTTCTACTTTCCTTTCAACAAGCCAGTTATGCAAAACCTCATAAATTCTAAATAACATCAAATCTCTAACCTCACTCCATCCCATTGCACCTTCAGGAAAAATTAAGTTGACATATTCATCAAACCTTAAAAGTGGTTCCCTTAATCCAGCCCGTATGCCATCTTTGATCAAAAATCTTAATACATTCCTAAACTCCGCATAATCCTTCGCCCTCTCAAGTTGCTCAAGCCGTTTAACAGAGTCAAGGCTCTGGATTAAATTTGCGATTCTGTCAGCAAATTCCCTTATTGTGTTAATTCTTTTTTCATCCATTTCTTTCACCTCCCTTAAATAAAATTTTAAAAGTTCCCAATTACCAAAAATTTCCCTTTTATCCTTGAAAAAATACCTTACTATACTTTCACCTCTTAGCAATCTCTCATAGACTTCGTTTCTTCTTCCACCAGAAGCCTTATTTACAATTTTTCTCCATTCATCATACGCTTCCGTTTGTTTAACATAAGCAAGAAACCTGAAGACCGGCGTTGGGACATCAAAGACTTCAACATATGGACTTTGACCGTAATTGCTAAAGTAATAAAATCTTATGGAGACATCTTCATCAATCCAGTTCTCATCGTACCTTATTACCATATCCTCAATGCTTTGGAAAAATGAATTCACTGGGTCATTGATATTATTTGAATAACAACCTGTAAAGTTATTCAGAGTAATTTGTTTATATAAGTTAGTCACACAATTTTTAGCCCAATATTTCATGACTTTCTCCGAGTTTGAATGAAGAAGCAAAAATTTGCCACCGCAATAATGAAGGAAAATTGGCATAAATTGAATAGCAAATAAGCACGCAGAACACATCTCAAGACCAAGCGAAGCCATAGGGAAGAAATTAACAAAATCACCAGAACCCGTTAGAGGCACAAGCTCTCTACCGATTCCGTATTTTCTTTCAACATTGCTTTTATTCCTTCTACCACAGGCAAAACATGTCCCAGCAGGCAAAGGTGCCCCTATATCAGATATCCAGCCTTCAAGAAATTTTCTGTAATAACTTTGACTACCAGATTTTTTATGCGTCACTGGATGATTCCCAGTGAAAATTGATTCCAACATCTTTTTCCACCCCGCTGTAAAGTAAACATCAATAAGTTTTGGATATAATTTTTCTAAATCAGCGAAGTCAACATCTTTAACCTCTTTCTCTGCTAATTCAGCGATGATATAAATTCCAGCATCAACAAATGGATTCCCTGTTATATCAAAAATTTTACCCATCATATCTTTGACCTGTTTTTATTTTTAAAACAATTCGGAGATTTTAAATACCCGCCTTGGATATTTACCACCTTTACCTTTATCATATCTTTTCACTTTCTTTTTTATATCTTTCAAAGCGTTCCGATTTTTATACACCGTTATTATTGTGTCATCAATTGGATTCATAATTAGGACAAGCCCTTCAATTTTTTCAGCTATTTCAGGATCAACATCATCCGGGATATCTTTTTTCCTGACGAAGACAAATTTTGCACCGCCGTTGTAAATTTTGATTCCATATTTAAGCGCCAGACCGATCAATTTTTCATTTATCCTTCTCATCTGGATTCTTTTTTGTGCATGCGTTGTAAACTTCAAGTTAGTTCACCTCCTTTAGTTTTTGTTTTTATGCATCGCACTCCTTCTTTCCAGTATCAACGACTTCATCCTCAATCTCAATGATCTTTATCTCTCCATCAAGCATCGCTACTCCAAGAAGTATAAGTATTATCGGGATTGGAAGTCCAAAAAGTGTCTTGATAACATTATTATTCATTTCATCTCCTTTAATTTGTTTTTAAATACCCCCACCCCCCGCCCGCCCTTATTTTCGTTCCCCTTTAATTATAGAGGTCAAATATTGTGCCAATTTTTTAACCCCTTAAAAATGCAGGGATTTTAAAGAGTATTACCCCCAATTAAAGGTTAGTGCCGATATATCGTCGCCGTTATATCGTCACCGCCTATATTTAGGCAGGATTATACCAAGTTTTTTCATCTTGCTTTGAAGGGTTGTCCTCTTAAGACCAAGAGCTTTTGCAGTCTTGGTGATATTGTAATTGTTTTCACGAAGTTTAAGCTCAATATATTTCTTCGCAAGTTCATCAAATGTTAAGTTTTTCCCGCTCGTAATTTTTTCAATTTCATCCTTAATAATTTGCTCCTGCGCTTTTATGTTTGATTCAAAATGTTCGGGCAAATTTGTTAAAATTTGTTCATCGTCATCAGCCATTGCAATCATGGCATCTATAACTCCTTCAAGTTCCCGAACATTTCCAAAACTCCAATCATACTCCAAAAACATATCCATTATCTCATCTGACACACCTTTGATATTTGTTTTTCCGTAAAGTTTAGAATACTTATTTATGAATTTTCCCACAAGCTCGGGTATATCATCTTTTCTCTCACGCAAAGGTGGAATTCTAACTTGATGTCTTGCTATCCTACTGTAAAAATCTCTCAAAACCTTCCCACTTTCAAGCCATTCATCAGGCTCTTGATTAAGCCCGATAATTATTCTTACATCTACCTTTTTTGTCGCCAAGCTTCCAACAGGCTGAATTTCACCGTTTTCAATAGCTCTTAGAAGTTTCGCTTGAAAAGCAAAATCAGTTTTATTTATTTCATCAAGAAACAGAACCCCACCATCGCATTCCTCAAAAATCCCTTTCTTGTCTTTTATTGCCCCCGTGAATGCACCCTTAACATGTCCGAAAAGTTCACTTTCAATGAGAGTCTCTGGAATAGAGGCACAATTGATTGCAAGATATTTTTTATCTTTTCTACTTCCAGAACGGTGAAACTCATTTGCAAATAATTCTTTCCCAGTTCCACTCTCACCAATGAGCAAAACAACTTTAACTTTATCGTTCTTTGCAAGTTTTCTTAACTTTTTAAGAGCTTTTTTAAATTCTTCATTTTCACCTATTATCTCAATTTCCTCTTCTCCAGGACCACTTACAACTGGTTTTTCAATGTTGGCGTAATTTTGAATTCGTTCAACAAGCTCTGTGTACGAAATTCCTTTCGGGAAGATATTAAAATATTTCTCCCCAAGCCTAAGGAAAGGTATCTCTGCAAGTGTTATTTCAATTTCATCTGTTGAAATTTTTCTTCCATTACTAAGCTCAATTTCAACTGGAATTTCCGGCTTGTAGAAAAACTTAGGGTTTCCTTCAACTTCAGGAGGTGAAACGAGGACATGATAGAGTTTGTCCTGTTTTCTGCCGACAAGCGTCATAGCAAGCGCTGCATAAACCGACATTGTTTTCCTTCCTCCAGCAACCGAGCAATGTATCACAACTTCAGGTCTATTTGCAAGTTTCCTTATCTCGTTGGTTATAAAATTTGCAGCGGATTCATTTTGGCTGTCATTCCTTATATCATCAACTTCGTTTCCATCCTTATCCTTTATAACTTTGATATTTCTTTCCACGAATCTTGTTTTCAATCCAATTTCATTACAAAACTTTTCAAACAAACCATTTAAAAGTGGCGGTATTCCTTTTTTAATATCGCCCTCACAAATTAATTTTTTCCCAAATCCTGTCGTTATAACAAAAACTTCATCAATATCCACACCTTTCTTTTTCTTCAAATACCAGAGCGTCTCGGTTAAAATTTGTGGCGTTGAACCAAGAACAGAAACAAGTATATTTTTCGGCGACCGCATTATTTTTCTCCCCTCCTTACTGTTTTACTGAATCTAAGAAGAAAGAACCACGGTTTGTTATCCTGATTCGGTATGGTTTTCTCGTTTCCTCATCCACTTCAATCTCAATAAGACCATAGACTTGTAATCGTTCAACCTCATCTTTAAATTCCTCCACGATTTTTTCATATTCAAATCCACTCCTCGGTTTTTTATCCGATAAAATTTCAAGCAATTTAACTTCTCTTCCCTTCGGCAGGTAGAAGATCTCTGGGAGAAACACAACATTTCTAAATTCTTCATTCATGTAATAAACTTTACATCCTGTCAAAAATCCAGCAAGGGCACACGCTATAACATGAGCTTTTAAACCACCGGTTGGATTTATAAAGACTTCATATCCTTGTTTCTTCTTCTCAATCGCAAGATAAATAAACCTATCAACCATATCAGAAACACCTTTAACGAATTCATCACCCGCATATTTTTCATCATATCTGCTTGCCTCAAGAAAATATCCAGAAAATGTGGGATTATCGTAAACCAAATATCCCTGTGATTTTAAAAACCTTTGAAGTGTTCTTACGCAAATTTCATTTGAATAAGTGTTCGTCCCAGATAAATAAACTTCAATTTCCCGTGGGTTTTTACCTTCAACAACTCTCAAGAAAGTGTTCATCTCAGCTGAATTTTCCTTTGGATTTGCTCTCAAAAAATCAAAAATTTCATTCATAAAATTGACATCGTCAATTTTTTCTCTCCAGAAATCGCTATCCATCTGCGAGATTTTGCCAAATTCAGATTTGCTTCTTTGAAAATTCGTGAGAAGTGAATTGCCGACATTGATTATGTGAAATTGCTTCATATTTTTTCACCTTTATTTATTTTTCATTCAAGAAATTTTACTTTAACCCAACCCATCGGATATTTCCCCTCAAATAGATTCCTTGTATTTCCCCACTTTCTGTTGTGTGGATTTCTAAAATTATTTATTGTAACCGCATAAACACCCGAAAAACGACCAACTCTAATCACGCATTCATTTTCATTTTGATTTACTCTAAATAAACTTCTCATCCTATCAATAATATCATGCATATCAAGGGCGAGTTTATAAAACTCTTGCTCTCGCTTAAATTCATCATTGTAAAACTCATTGCAACACTGAATTATGAAGTCTTTATTTAATTCCCTCGCTACACCTCTTACAGATGGTAGAAATTCATCAATTCTTATTTCACCTTCAAACTCAACTATTTTACCAGTATTAATTTGCCCCAAAAGCACTTCTTTTATCATTTGAATCCCAACCGTCGTAACTCTACCTTTCTTCTCGTCAACCCTTGCATTAAAAACCTCACCTATTGCCATGACATCGTTGCTTATAAAGACATCCGAAACCTTTAAAGTCCTAAACGGATCTTTAGATATATCAGGTTTAGGTTCATCCTTTCCCTTCCTTTGCGAGAGAGCCCCCATAGCCTCAAGTTCCCAAGAATTATTCCCTGGACTTTCCGGTGGTTTATATCCCTTGCTTTGTACTATGCTATCAATTATCGCAGTTCTTATTGCTCCCTTGATTGAACTTCCAGGAATATACGGTTTAAAATCATCTGTTGTCCTAACAAAAGGCGAAATCAAAAGTTGATTGTTTATGTTATTCAGGTTTCTTTTATATTTATCCGCTATATTCGGGAAAACCTTGATTTTATACTTTGAAAACTTCTCTTCGTTAAAATTTTCCACAATCAAATTTCTTAACCCAGTTATGTTGCCATCTTCAACAAAAGTATAAAATTTCCTGAGTTGTTCCTGATTTAAACTTGAGATCAACTCATCTACAATTATCCTATGAAACATTTCATTAACGATCACATAATCAAAGGGACTTAAATCTTGCCCCGCTCCAATGTGAACCGGTGTCAAAATTTGATACTTAACCTTATAAGTTTTCACATTGTCCATATCACACCTCCACTCTAACTTTTAAAGGAAAGGCGTAAGCAAATTGAACTATTTCTGGATTTGAATGAACATTGCTCACAATGCAACCGTAAAACTCCTTTACACTTCTTACTTTAAAAACGGAACCAGCTTTCATAAAGACAAGTGGTTTTTTAAAGGGATCAACTAAAGCAAAATAGTCACCAACTTTTGGATACTTGGTGAAAATTGAATACCATAGATTTTCAGCCTGACTTAAGTCATAATCCGTCGGGATAAAGTTTGAAATTGACATAAAAGCATTTGAATTTTCACTTTCTGGAAATTTATAATCCTCTTCAATTGATATAAATTTCAAACTTCCACGCCCCGTTGAAGCATCCGCTCCGAATCCTGTAAGTTCAATGTATGCTAAAATTTTCTCTAACTGTTCCCTGTTTAAAAAATTAGTTCTAACAGCAAACCACATCTTAAAACGCGACTCGTAGAATGTTTCTTCGGTTGCAAACAATTCTCCTGTTTCTCCAGTTGTAAAAGTTAACCGACTGATTTTGTTCCTCATTATATTGGTTGAGTGAATCCTCCCAAATTTATCTCTTTCCTTTTCTTCAGATTTAACTTCATCACTTAAAACTTGAAATAATTCGCTCCAACTTAACTTATCTTTTACCCTTTCAAAGTTTTCAAATTTTATCAATTCTTTTTTCTTTGCCCTCTTGAAAATCTCCCTCTCTTCAACTTTTTCAGTCCTTTCAATTTCAATTATAGGTGTTGGCAGATAACCTTCGGGGAAAGCGTTTGAAACAAGTGTTGGTTCACCATTTTTATTTGCCTCAATAAATTCTTTGCCAAATTTCTCACCCCATATACGAAAACACGCCCAAGCAAAATAGCCCCAAATTGTATCCGACTGAAGTGGGGTGATAATTGGACTTCTAATTTGAAAGTTTATTTTATATGTTTTCATGACACTTCAACTTCTATTTTTAACTCTTCCGGGGAATAACTTTTTATTTCAACATCTTCAAATTTAATTTTTCCGCTTCCCCTGCTCCCATATCCACCGAGACAATCAAGCTCAAGAAGTTTCATTCCCCGCATGATCGTCTCCTCAAAAAGTTTTTCATCCGTTTCGCCACCATCCCCAGTATCAAAGACACGATATACCACTTCAAATGCAAATTTAACCCCTGGTACAACTCTTTCAAGTTTTCTTGGAACTGCCTTTGCCGTGATCCGATTTAAAGCATTTTCGGTTTTCTCCTCAACTATATCATAAACCGTAAGCCCCTTTTCCTGCATTTCCCTTCTGTATTCATCATCAATAAAAGCATCTCTAAATATAACCCTTGTTGGACCACGTCTTTTAGCAACTTCCTCCTGCTTATCTGGCGAAGCGCCAAATACTCTACAAATTGGACATTTTTCATCATCGCACTTATGAACTTCACCATTATTATTAACTTTATTAAAGGATAACTCAAGTAAACTTCTAATCTTCCCCTTTAGCGATGAACCAGGAATATATGGCTCATTTGTCAACGGATGTTTTAATACGGGATTATCCATTCCACCAATTTCAATAATATCACTGCTCCCTCCAATATGAAGCCCTGTTAAAACATTAATTTTTCCCGTTATAACTATATATTTTACAAGTTTCATGGTTTTAAACCTCCATTTTTTTGTTTTACTTAATCAAATCTTTCAACTTTTCCATAATAATAACCAACAACAGCTTCAAAATGCTTGACAAAACCCTCAAGGAAATCCGTTTCATCCTTCACCTCGTCTACACATTTAGAGATAAAATTAACAAACTCCTGTGGAACAAGCTTGCGTCCTTTCTGGTAATGCACTTTTGCCTTAAGCATTCTAATCAAAGGTTTAACCCTTTCAAAACCCTCCCCTTCAACTCTGTCAGCAAGTCCCCTGACCTCGTTGTAAAACTTCCTTAACTGCGAACTTTTCAACTCAGGATTCTTCGGGTTATTCCCGATGAACTTCTCTGCCCATTTTTGAGCCTCATTTGTCAACATCTCTTCCTTGATCACCCACTTTCCATCGCTTGTTTTTCTCAGAAAATATCTTTCTTCCATTTTTAATCTCCTCCTTTTAGTTTTTTACCCCTATATTTGTAGAGAACATAGAAAATTGGAATGTTAAGTGTAAGCCAAAGTTTTTTATACTCTTCCTTTAAATTATTCTCCACAAGCTCAAATAATTTTTCCATCTCTTCTCGCCCTTTAACAATTTTCCCATTTTTCCTCTCAATAAGATTTCTTGCCACATCATATTTTAAAAGGTATGTAAACCTCAAACCATTGGGGTCCCTATTTTCGTAATATTCCCTTGCCATCATCTGATATTTTAGTAATCTATGCATAAATGTCGTCTTAACCTTTGATTCCTTTGAGGTAAGCCACTTCTCAAAATAGTTTCTCCATTCCCAAAGCTTCGGCAAAAATTCCCACCTTATAGTTGTATTAAAGATCGTTAAACTATCTTTACTCTTTGCCCCATCTTTATTTTGCTTTGATTTCTCAAGAAACTCATCCGCCATTAAAATACCTCTGTTGATTGGATATTTGGGTCCGATAAGAGCAATTCCAGCACTTAAAGTTATATTTTTATTCCATGTTGTAAATTCTCTAAATTTTCCATAAACCTCCTCTGCAACTTGAATTATTTCTTTCCATTCTCCAACAAGGACGAGATCGTCTCCGCCTGAGTAAATCACATATATATTTCTATATTTTGTTTCCAGCAGGTGATTTAGATAACCAGCAAAATAAAAATCAAAACTTCGGCTTAGTGTCACATACTTTGAAATACTTAAATTTTTCGCAAATTTCCCCGAAAAAATTTGTCCGAGATTATCAACATCTGCTTTCAAAATCCCGATCATCGCTTTGCCTTCTTTTTCAATCTTTCCATTCTCACTATAAATAACCCCAAGCTCTGCAAGCTCCCCGAATGTTTTCACCCTGCCCAGAGCGTCTTTAAATGTCTGCTCAATCTCGTGGACATAGTCAAAGATAATCTCATCTTCCTTTCTCCATACAGGGACATAATTAGCCAAAAACTTTACAGGATAAACAAACCCTTCTTCCCTTTTAAAAAGCTCAAGATAATAATAATCGCTTGTGATGTTTATCTCTTTTATTTTATGCAGATTAAGGTAAACATTCCCAAAAAGTTTTATATTTCTTCCTGTGTTTGAAGGATTATTCGCAGTATATGAAATTGCATCTACCTCTGTTAACCATTTTCCAAGCGCTTGAAATGTTTTACATTGCTTACATATTTCCACAGCTTTACCCGTTTCGTCTGGTATAGTTTCAACTGCTGGATTTTCACCGCAAAATTTACAATGTCCATTTTTTCTCAATTCATCGTACAATCTATCAAGAATAAAACTCTGCCCGCTTTTGAGAACCTCAAGAAATTTCTTTCTCTTTTTTCTCTCCGCCGAAATTTGAATTGACCCAAGCACATTCTCAAAATTACCCATCATCAACTCACTGCCCGAAACCTCAACATCATAGGTAATGTTAAGCGAAATTTTGGCGTTGAATTCATCAAATAGCCAATTGGCAATTTCAATTTCTATTTCCCTCAGCTTATATTTTACATCTTCAAGATTTGGGGCAAGAACTATAAAACGACCACCTGCATTCATAATTACCGAAACAGGCGCCAATCCAAGTTTATCAAGAACATAATGAACCGCCGCTTCACCAATTGCTTGTAAATAAAACGAC is a window from the Candidatus Kryptobacter tengchongensis genome containing:
- a CDS encoding CRISPR type III-A/MTUBE-associated RAMP protein Csm5 — encoded protein: MDNVKTYKVKYQILTPVHIGAGQDLSPFDYVIVNEMFHRIIVDELISSLNQEQLRKFYTFVEDGNITGLRNLIVENFNEEKFSKYKIKVFPNIADKYKRNLNNINNQLLISPFVRTTDDFKPYIPGSSIKGAIRTAIIDSIVQSKGYKPPESPGNNSWELEAMGALSQRKGKDEPKPDISKDPFRTLKVSDVFISNDVMAIGEVFNARVDEKKGRVTTVGIQMIKEVLLGQINTGKIVEFEGEIRIDEFLPSVRGVARELNKDFIIQCCNEFYNDEFKREQEFYKLALDMHDIIDRMRSLFRVNQNENECVIRVGRFSGVYAVTINNFRNPHNRKWGNTRNLFEGKYPMGWVKVKFLE
- a CDS encoding CRISPR-associated protein Csm2 is translated as MEERYFLRKTSDGKWVIKEEMLTNEAQKWAEKFIGNNPKNPELKSSQLRKFYNEVRGLADRVEGEGFERVKPLIRMLKAKVHYQKGRKLVPQEFVNFISKCVDEVKDETDFLEGFVKHFEAVVGYYYGKVERFD
- a CDS encoding CRISPR-associated protein Csm3; translated protein: MKLVKYIVITGKINVLTGLHIGGSSDIIEIGGMDNPVLKHPLTNEPYIPGSSLKGKIRSLLELSFNKVNNNGEVHKCDDEKCPICRVFGASPDKQEEVAKRRGPTRVIFRDAFIDDEYRREMQEKGLTVYDIVEEKTENALNRITAKAVPRKLERVVPGVKFAFEVVYRVFDTGDGGETDEKLFEETIMRGMKLLELDCLGGYGSRGSGKIKFEDVEIKSYSPEELKIEVEVS
- a CDS encoding CRISPR-associated protein, APE2256 family is translated as MKQFHIINVGNSLLTNFQRSKSEFGKISQMDSDFWREKIDDVNFMNEIFDFLRANPKENSAEMNTFLRVVEGKNPREIEVYLSGTNTYSNEICVRTLQRFLKSQGYLVYDNPTFSGYFLEASRYDEKYAGDEFVKGVSDMVDRFIYLAIEKKKQGYEVFINPTGGLKAHVIACALAGFLTGCKVYYMNEEFRNVVFLPEIFYLPKGREVKLLEILSDKKPRSGFEYEKIVEEFKDEVERLQVYGLIEIEVDEETRKPYRIRITNRGSFFLDSVKQ
- a CDS encoding CRISPR-associated protein Csm4 encodes the protein MKTYKINFQIRSPIITPLQSDTIWGYFAWACFRIWGEKFGKEFIEANKNGEPTLVSNAFPEGYLPTPIIEIERTEKVEEREIFKRAKKKELIKFENFERVKDKLSWSELFQVLSDEVKSEEKERDKFGRIHSTNIMRNKISRLTFTTGETGELFATEETFYESRFKMWFAVRTNFLNREQLEKILAYIELTGFGADASTGRGSLKFISIEEDYKFPESENSNAFMSISNFIPTDYDLSQAENLWYSIFTKYPKVGDYFALVDPFKKPLVFMKAGSVFKVRSVKEFYGCIVSNVHSNPEIVQFAYAFPLKVRVEV
- a CDS encoding CRISPR-associated protein Cas10/Csm1, subtype III-A/MTUBE gives rise to the protein MDLEKIKKAVIVASLFHDIGKFWQRAVHGNEGLSSSTLNLEGDLCPELGKYKHVLWTSEFFELFGNVFPINVSEQLTSDPLDNVKNLSARHHKPLTPLHYIIQQADWLSSGMDRTRAEDIKDEEVGAFRKKRLISIFSYVKEKGESKENWVYKLTSLEPTEDVFPVVERESYDLTDEYKNLWDRFIAEFKNSSVLSNNFNIWIGAVLGLLEKYTWCIPSSTRDLPDVSLYDHLKTTSAIALALVLYHHGKNTLNSTEAIKNREEKKFLFVIGDLSGIQDFIYSLSATNVKGASKILRARSFYLQAIGEAAVHYVLDKLGLAPVSVIMNAGGRFIVLAPNLEDVKYKLREIEIEIANWLFDEFNAKISLNITYDVEVSGSELMMGNFENVLGSIQISAERKKRKKFLEVLKSGQSFILDRLYDELRKNGHCKFCGENPAVETIPDETGKAVEICKQCKTFQALGKWLTEVDAISYTANNPSNTGRNIKLFGNVYLNLHKIKEINITSDYYYLELFKREEGFVYPVKFLANYVPVWRKEDEIIFDYVHEIEQTFKDALGRVKTFGELAELGVIYSENGKIEKEGKAMIGILKADVDNLGQIFSGKFAKNLSISKYVTLSRSFDFYFAGYLNHLLETKYRNIYVIYSGGDDLVLVGEWKEIIQVAEEVYGKFREFTTWNKNITLSAGIALIGPKYPINRGILMADEFLEKSKQNKDGAKSKDSLTIFNTTIRWEFLPKLWEWRNYFEKWLTSKESKVKTTFMHRLLKYQMMAREYYENRDPNGLRFTYLLKYDVARNLIERKNGKIVKGREEMEKLFELVENNLKEEYKKLWLTLNIPIFYVLYKYRGKKLKGGD